From the genome of Populus alba chromosome 10, ASM523922v2, whole genome shotgun sequence, one region includes:
- the LOC118043364 gene encoding cation/H(+) antiporter 4: MDFTPRNIVNVSGDCFDHVRVFSDGMWNVKHGESILQHSLVRFHVQLIVIFLLVNSFHLVLQRFHFTHFTSEILAGIVLGQTVWRDNDKSERLFPTVVRNQVFASLSKIGYILFSFLIGVRMEPSLIWKTGRTATFLATLLFIFHHIAMLSIEITFDEDKEKLTAGFVLAKEAFSAIYFASITTTEFVMVSTILMQLKIINSQLGHLALASSLLFKLATFAVGTLFGFINAFVNISSQVGTRIVIYSLALIVFTVVVSRKTMLFFIRSTPVGKPMKEIYTTMTVGVLFLLSAIGDEVGLHYMYGPLILGLAVPARSPLAEVLVAKFDTLVSGFFLPLMAVFCSSKLNLFQLIHEFKDAVHLQISLIGYVMKLLVTFIGAYFCKIPLRHAIALTIILNAKGITEIAQFLSFGDITELDAASGIFLVFLLQAFQPLLIKKLYNPADQYIGYQNKSIEKASDDAELQILACAHRQEDAVAAIKLLQYSNPTKQSPLSVYVLCLEELVSSSTPLLINHQLGQKMSSYKVSRSQPIIDIFKFFESQYKKFVRVNMFTAVSPLKQMHEDICWLSFDKACSLIILPFHKKWNSKGKMVSSNTDTRNLNITVLERAPCSVGILIDRSRTQGLSSIFLASTYRVAALFFGGPDDREAVAYALRMAGRFGLQLTVMRFITPTTEQVYHDWDYMLNSEFLRNLKFGVSESSSINYKEETVRDGADTSSIIKSMVGGYDLIMAGRRHQTEPQALSGLSEWMDLQELGPIGDLLASEDITSAISVLVVQQQIMKASHSSTLN, translated from the exons ATGGACTTCACGCCAAGAAACATCGTGAACGTAAGCGGAGATTGCTTCGACCATGTTAGAGTTTTCTCTGATGGAATGTGGAATGTAAAACATGGGGAGAGTATTCTTCAGCATTCATTGGTTCGTTTCCATGTTCAATTGATTGTGATTTTCCTGCTCGTGAACTCTTTTCACTTGGTGCTCCAACGATTCCATTTTACCCATTTCACCTCCGAGATCCTG GCAGGTATAGTATTGGGACAAACGGTATGGAGAGACAATGACAAATCAGAGCGCTTGTTCCCTACAGTAGTGCGCAATCAAGTCTTTGCTTCATTATCAAAGATTGGTTACATTCTGTTCTCGTTCTTGATTGGTGTGAGAATGGAACCAAGTTTGATATGGAAAACAGGAAGAACTGCCACTTTTTTAGCGACTCTGCTGTTCATATTCCATCACATAGCAATGCTAAGCATCGAGATCACGTTTGACGAAGACAAGGAGAAGTTAACTGCGGGATTCGTGCTTGCAAAAGAAGCATTTTCAGCTATATATTTTGCATCGATAACCACTACCGAATTTGTCATGGTCAGTACCATTTTAATGCAGCTTAAGATTATAAATTCGCAGCTTGGACACCTTGCTCTAGCATCCTCATTGTTATTCAAATTGGCAACCTTTGCAGTGGGAACTTTGTTTGGTTTCATAAATGCTTTTGTAAATATATCGTCTCAAGTGGGAACTCGGATCGTTATTTATTCTCTTGCACTTATCGTGTTTACTGTAGTCGTGTCGAGGAAAACAATGCTCTTCTTCATTAGAAGCACACCAGTAGGTAAGCCTATGAAGGAAATCTACACCACTATGACTGTAGGCGTACTATTTTTACTGTCAGCAATTGGTGACGAAGTAGGACTGCATTACATGTATGGCCCTTTAATACTTGGCCTGGCAGTGCCTGCACGGTCTCCTTTAGCTGAAGTCCTCGTAGCAAAGTTCGATACATTGGTTTCAGGATTTTTTCTACCACTCATGGCGGTGTTCTGTTCCTCCAAACTCAATTTATTTCAGTTAATCCACGAGTTTAAGGATGCTGTCCATCTCCAGATTTCGTTGATTGGATATGTGATGAAGCTGCTGGTAACTTTTATCGGGGCGTATTTTTGCAAGATACCTTTAAGACATGCTATTGCCCTCACAATCATCTTGAATGCCAAAGGCATCACTGAAATTGCACAATTTTTAAGCTTCGGTGACATTACG GAACTAGACGCGGCCTCTGGAATTTTCTTAGTATTTCTGTTACAAGCATTTCAGCCACTCCTTATTAAAAAGCTTTACAATCCTGCAGACCAATACATTGGGTACCAGAATAAATCCATTGAGAAGGCTTCTGATGATGCGGAGCTCCAGATACTTGCCTGTGCACACAGGCAAGAGGATGCTGTTGCGGCAATCAAGCTCTTACAGTATTCCAATCCTACAAAACAAAGTCCCTTGTCCGTTTATGTACTTTGCTTGGAGGAACTCGTTAGCAGTTCCACCCCTCTTCTAATCAATCACCAATTAGGCCAAAAAATGTCCTCTTACAAGGTATCCCGCTCACAACCAATCATTGACATCTTCAAGTTTTTTGAGTCACAGTACAAGAAGTTCGTCCGGGTGAATATGTTCACTGCCGTATCGCCACTAAAACAGATGCATGAGGACATTTGTTGGCTCTCTTTTGACAAGGCTTGCTCCCTAATAATACTTCCATTTCATAAGAAATGGAACAGCAAAGGCAAAATGGTTTCCAGCAACACTGATACAAGGAACTTGAATATTACTGTTCTGGAAAGGGCACCTTGTTCTGTTGGCATCCTCATTGATCGTAGTAGAACCCAGGGCTTGTCTTCTATCTTCCTCGCGTCAACATATCGTGTGGCTGCACTGTTCTTCGGAGGCCCAGATGATAGGGAGGCAGTTGCTTATGCCTTAAGGATGGCAGGAAGATTTGGACTTCAATTAACAGTGATGCGTTTCATCACCCCTACTACTGAGCAAGTCTATCATGATTGGGATTACATGCTTAACAGTGAATTTTTGAGAAACTTGAAATTTGGAGTGTCAGAAAGTAGTAGTATCAATTATAAAGAGGAGACTGTGAGAGATGGAGCTGACACATCATCCATAATTAAGTCAATGGTGGGGGGTTATGACCTTATCATGGCAGGGCGGCGCCATCAAACTGAGCCACAAGCTTTATCAGGCCTATCAGAATGGATGGATTTGCAAGAGCTAGGGCCGATAGGGGACCTGCTTGCTTCCGAGGATATTACCAGTGCAATTTCAGTTTTGGTGGTTCAACAGCAGATCATGAAAGCAAGTCACAGCAGTACTTTGAATTAA
- the LOC118043172 gene encoding putative UDP-rhamnose:rhamnosyltransferase 1: MDEPGELHIAMFPWLAFGHIIPYLELAKLIAQRGHKISFISTPRNIQRLPSIPPNLTPRINLVSLSLPHVENLPNNAEATIDLPFDKIPYLKEAYDRLQDSLFHFLHSSSPDWIIFDFAPYWLPEIATKLGISGVFFSIFGAGTISFAGPSYSAMLNGDDPRTEPQHFTVPPKWVTFPSKVAFRIHEAKRFLDQIEVNSSGVTDIFRWGSVLAGCDVIALRSCLELEADFLRLVEDLHCKPVIPVGLLPPSAQFSEGGVDEKWVTISEWLDKQTQGYVVYIAFGSELTMNQNEITELALGLELSGLPFFWAFRNRDDSVRLPDGFEERVKGRGVVWTSWAPQLRIMAHESVGGFLTHCGYSSVIEALSFGLALIMLPFAIDQGLIARVFEGKKVGIEVPRDEEDGSFTRNSVAESLRMVIVDKEGSAYRENAKQQMATLFGDETISDRCMDQFVAFLRSHRKLPSDVSSGY, encoded by the coding sequence ATGGATGAACCTGGCGAGCTCCACATAGCCATGTTCCCATGGCTTGCTTTCGGTCATATAATCCCATATCTAGAGCTCGCCAAGCTAATAGCTCAAAGGGGTCACAAGATCTCCTTTATATCCACTCCACGAAACATCCAGCGTTTACCATCTATACCTCCAAATTTAACACCACGAATCAATTTAGTGAGCCTTTCTTTACCCCATGTAGAAAATCTCCCAAACAACGCAGAGGCCACCATAGACTTGCCTTTCGACAAAATTCCATACCTAAAGGAAGCCTATGACAGACTCCAAGAttctttatttcacttcttaCATTCTTCTTCTCCAGATTGGATCATCTTTGATTTCGCTCCCTACTGGTTGCCTGAGATAGCAACCAAGCTTGGGATCTCTGGTGTTTTCTTTAGCATTTTTGGTGCAGGGACCATATCCTTCGCCGGACCATCATACTCAGCAATGCTCAACGGCGACGATCCAAGGACCGAACCGCAGCACTTCACGGTCCCTCCAAAGTGGGTCACATTTCCCTCTAAAGTTGCATTTCGCATCCATGAAGCTAAGCGGTTTTTGGATCAAATAGAAGTGAACAGTTCAGGTGTCACTGATATATTTCGTTGGGGATCCGTGCTTGCTGGCTGTGATGTTATAGCCCTAAGGAGCTGCTTAGAGCTAGAGGCTGATTTCTTAAGACTCGTGGAAGACCTTCACTGTAAGCCTGTAATCCCAGTAGGCCTACTCCCACCATCTGCTCAGTTTAGCGAGGGCGGGGTGGATGAAAAGTGGGTTACGATCAGCGAGTGGCTAGACAAGCAAACCCAAGGATATGTGGTTTACATAGCGTTTGGAAGCGAGTTAACAATGAATCAAAATGAAATAACTGAATTGGCTCTCGGGTTAGAGTTATCAGGTCTGCCTTTCTTTTGGGCTTTTAGGAACCGGGATGACTCGGTCAGGTTACCAGATGGATTTGAGGAACGAGTAAAAGGACGTGGAGTGGTGTGGACGAGCTGGGCACCACAACTAAGGATCATGGCTCACGAATCGGTTGGGGGTTTTTTGACTCACTGCGGTTACAGCTCAGTTATAGAGGCACTCTCCTTTGGACTTGCTTTGATCATGTTGCCATTCGCTATAGACCAAGGATTAATCGCAAGGGTTTTTGAAGGGAAGAAGGTTGGGATAGAAGTGCCGAGAGATGAGGAGGACGGGTCGTTTACGAGGAACTCGGTAGCTGAGTCACTCAGGATGGTTATTGTTGACAAGGAAGGATCCGCATATAGAGAAAATGCCAAGCAGCAGATGGCAACACTATTTGGAGATGAGACTATCAGCGATCGATGCATGGACCAATTTGTTGCCTTCTTACGAAGTCATAGAAAATTGCCTTCTGATGTGTCATCTGGTTATTGA